The Chelonia mydas isolate rCheMyd1 chromosome 3, rCheMyd1.pri.v2, whole genome shotgun sequence genome includes a region encoding these proteins:
- the CAD gene encoding CAD protein isoform X1, protein MGCLVLQDGAVLRGRPFGAARSAAGEVVFQTGMVGYLEALTDPSYKSQILVLTYPLIGNYGVPQDEPDQCGLSRWFESSKIHVSALIVGECSQIPSHWSAACSLDRWLKEQNIPGLEGVDTRALTKRIREKGTLLGRLVLDGGQERSLPFEDPNKRHLVREVSLKEPRVFNPGGSVRITAVDCGLKYNQIRCLCQRGAAVTVVPWDHPLDSAEFDGLFISNGPGDPLSCQKTIASLRRLLGEPQPKPVFGICLGHQLLALAIGAKTYKMKYGNRGHNQPCIHEDSRRCFITSQNHGFAVEPGSLPPGWAALFTNANDHSNEGLVHDTQPFFSVQFHPEHRAGPTDLVGLFDVFLETVRDLSTGSQNSRTVRERLREWLAYKEPPADRDTARPRKVLILGSGGLSIGQAGEFDYSGSQAIKALKEENIQTVLINPNIATVQTSKGLADKVYFLPITPEYVTQVIKNERPDGILLTFGGQTALNCGVALTQGGVLARYRVQVLGTPMASIEMTEDRKVFVEKMEEINEHVAPSEAASSLEQAQAAASRLGYPVLVRSAYALGGLGSGFANSKEELTALVSQAFAHTSQVLVDKSLKGWKEIEYEVVRDAYNNCITVCNMENLDPLGIHTGESIVVAPSQTLNDREYNMLRHTAIKVVQHLGIVGECNIQYALNPESEQYYIIEVNARLSRSSALASKATGYPLAYVAAKLALGIPLPVLRNSVTNSTTANFEPSLDYCVVKIPRWDLSKFLRVSTKIGSSMKSVGEVMAIGRNFEEAFQKALRMVDENCVGFDHTVKPASDVELETPTDKRIFVLAAALRAGYPIERLYELTKIDRWFLHKMKNITDHAVRLESYREGQSPMPPDVLKKAKQLGFSDKQVALAVLSTELAVRKMRHDLKILPVVKQIDTVAAEWPAQTNYLYLTYNGTEHDLAFREPHVMVIGSGVYRIGSSVEFDWCAVGCIQELRKMGFKTIMVNYNPETVSTDYDMCDRLYFDEISFEVVMDIYELESPEGVILSMGGQLPNNIAMALHRQQCRILGTSPEAIDSAENRFKFSRLLDTIGISQPLWKELSDMESAQQFCCKVGYPCVVRPSYVLSGAAMNVAYSDGDLEKFLCSAVAVSKEQPVVISKFIQEAKEIDVDAVACDGTVVAIAISEHVENAGVHSGDATLVTPPQDITPKTLERIQAIVHAIGQELQVTGPFNLQLIAKDDQLKVIECNVRVSRSFPFVSKTLGVDMVALATQVIMGEEVESVGLMTGTGVVGVKVPQFSFSRLAGADVVLGVEMTSTGEVACFGENRCEAYLKAMLSTGFKIPKKNILLTIGSYKNKSELLPTVRTLESLGYNLYASLGTADFYTEHGIKVMAVDWHFEEADSSEVGAKETQRSIMDYLAENHFELVINLSMRNAGGRRLSSFVTKGYRTRRLAVDYSVPLIIDIKCTKLFVEALGQIGTAPPLKMHVDCMTSQKLIRLPGLIDVHVHLREPGGTHKEDFASGTAAALAGGVTMVCAMPNTRPAVVDASSFALVQKLAEGRARCDFALYLGAASDNAGSLGPVAGAAAGLKMYLNDTFSELKMDNVSLWMEHFEQWPRHLPIVAHAEKQTVAAILMVAQLYQRPVHICHVARKEEILIIKAAKQKGIQVTCEVAPHHLFLCQDDIGRIGEGRAQVRPMLGTREDLEALWENMDTIDCFATDHAPHTVEEKQGKEPPPGYPGLETMLPLLLTAVSEGRLAIEDVVKRLYENPRKIFSLPVQDDTYIEVDLEHEWIVPSHTAFSKCQWTPFEGTKVKGTVRKVILRGEVAYIDGQVLVPPGYGQDVRKWPTGAVTVPPPAPAKETLKTPERPRHTVQSETLRSRASSPRRAGPMGDGRFHLPPRIHRASDPGLPAEDVREKASKKATEPDLAVTQDSCCYPPGLLPRQTSPPSAPHPQTSPLLHPLVGQHVLSVKQFTKEQMSHLFNVAHSLRMLVQKERSLDILKGKVMASMFYEVSTRTSSSFAAAMYRLGGSVLALSESTSSAQKGESLADSVQTMCCYADVLVLRHPRPGAVELAAKHCRKPVINAGDGVGEHPTQALLDIFTIREELGTVNGMTITMVGDLKHGRTVHSLACLLTQYRVNLRYVTPRDLGMPADIIHFVASKGIKQEEFDSIEEALPDTDVLYVTRIQKERFDSVQEYEACFGQFILTPHIMTRAKKRMVVMHPLPRVNEISVEVDSDPRAAYFRQAENGMYIRMALLATVLGRY, encoded by the exons ATGGGCTGCCTGGTGCTGCAGGACGGGGCCGTGCTGCGGGGCCGCCCCTtcggggctgcgcgctccgccGCCGGGGAAGTGG TCTTCCAGACCGGCATGGTGGGTTACCTCGAGGCCTTGACAGACCCCTCCTACAAATCCCAGATCCTGGTGCTGACCTACCCTCTGATTGGGAACTACGGCGTCCCGCAGGATGAGCCCGACCAGTGCGGCCTCAGCCGG TGGTTCGAGTCCAGCAAGATCCACGTGTCGGCGCTGATCGTGGGCGAGTGCTCGCAGATCCCCAGCCACTGGAGCGCCGCGTGCTCGCTGGACCGGTGGCTGAAGGAGCAGAACATTCCCGGGCTGGaag GGGTGGACACCAGGGCTCTGACGAAGAGGATCCGGGAGAAGGGGACGCTGCTGGGCAGGCTGGTGCTGGATGGGGGCCAAGAGAGGAGCCTGCCCTTCGAGGACCCCAACAAGCGGCACCTGGTGCGGGAGGTGTCATTGAAG GAGCCCAGAGTGTTCAACCCTGGCGGCTCGGTCAGGATCACAGCTGTGGATTGTGGCCTGAAGTACAACCAGATCCGGTGCCTGTGCCAGCGAGGGGCGGCCGTGACCGTGGTGCCCTGGGACCACCCCCTGGACAGCGCAG AGTTTGACGGGCTGTTCATCAGCAATGGGCCCGGGGACCCACTCTCGTGCCAGAAGACCATCGCCAGCCTGCGCCGGCTGCTGGGCGAGCCCCAGCCCAAGCCCGTCTTCGGGATCTGCCTGGGGCACCAGCTGCTCGCGCTGGCCATCGGCGCCAAGACCTACAAGATGAA gtACGGGAACCGAGGCCACAACCAGCCCTGCATCCACGAGGACTCCCGGCGCTGCTTCATCACCTCACAGAACCACGGCTTCGCGGTGGAGCCGGGCAGCCTGCCCCCGGGCTGGGCCGCACTCTTCACCAACGCCAACGACCACTCCAACGAGGGCCTGGTGCATGACACCCAGCCCTTCTTCAg CGTTCAGTTTCACCCAGAGCACCGGGCTGGCCCCACAGACCTCGTGGGCCTCTTTGATGTCTTCCTGGAGACTGTGCGGGACCTGAGCAcgggcagccagaactccagaaCAG TGCGTGAGAGACTGCGGGAGTGGCTGGCCTACAAGGAGCCCCCGGCGGACAGGGACACAGCCCGGCCCCGCAAGGTGCTTATCCTGGGCTCGGGGGGCCTCTCCATTGGGCAGGCCGGGGAGTTCGACTACTCGGGCTCGCAG GCCATCAAAGCGCTGAAGGAGGAGAACATCCAGACGGTGCTGATCAACCCCAACATCGCCACGGTGCAGACCTCCAAGGGGCTGGCCGACAAGGTGTACTTCCTGCCCATCACGCCGGAGTACGTCACGCAG GTGATAAAGAACGAGCGGCCGGACGGCATCCTACTGACCTTCGGGGGCCAGACAGCGTTGAACTGTGGGGTGGCACTGACCCAGGGCGGGGTACTGGCCCGGTACCGGGTGCAGGTGCTGGGCACGCCCATGGCCTCCATCGAGATGACGGAGGATCGCAAGGTCTTTGTGGAGAAGATGGAGGAGATCAATGAGCACGTGGCACCCAGTGAggcagcctcctccctggagcag GCTCAGGCTGCGGCCTCGAGGCTGGGCTACCCGGTGCTGGTGCGCTCGGCCTACGCCCTCGGGGGCCTGGGCTCCGGCTTCGCCAACAGCAAGGAGGAGCTGACGGCGCTGGTGAGCCAGGCCTTCGCGCACACCTCCCAGGTGCTGGTGGACAAGTCCCTGAAGGGCTGGAAGGAGATCGAGTACGAGGTGGTGCGCGACGCCTACAACAACTGCATCACC GTCTGTAACATGGAGAACCTGGACCCGCTGGGCATTCACACGGGCGAGTCCATCGTGGTGGCTCCCAGCCAGACGCTGAACGACCGAGAGTACAATATGCTGCGCCACACGGCCATCAAGGTGGTCCAGCACCTGGGCATCGTGGGCGAGTGCAACATCCAGTACGCCCTGAACCCCGAGTCGGAGCAG TATTACATCATCGAGGTAAACGCCCGGCTCTCGCGGAGCTCCGCCTTGGCCAGCAAGGCGACCGGCTACCCACTGGCCTATGTGGCAGCCAAACTGGCTCTGGGCATCCCCCTGCCCGTCCTCAG GAACTCTGTCACCAACTCCACCACGGCCAACTTTGAGCCCAGCCTGGATTACTGCGTGGTGAAGATCCCGCGCTGGGACCTCAGCAAGTTCCTGCGCGTCAGCACCAAGATCGGCAGCTCCATGAAGAGCGTGG GGGAGGTCATGGCCATCGGGCGGAACTTCGAGGAGGCCTTCCAGAAGGCGCTGCGCATGGTGGATGAGAACTGCGTAGGCTTTGACCACACCGTGAAGCCAGCCTCCGACGTG GAGCTGGAGACACCCACTGACAAACGGATCTTCGTGCTGGCGGCCGCCCTGCGAGCCGGCTACCCCATTGAGCGGCTCTACGAGCTGACCAAGATCGACCGCTGGTTCCTGCACAAGATGAAGAACATCACGGACCACGCGGTGCGGCTGGAGTCGTACCGCGAGGGGCAGAGCCCCATGCCCCCCGACGTGCtcaagaaagccaagcagctgGGCTTCTCCGACAAGCAGGTGGCCTTGGCCGTGCTCAG cacgGAGCTGGCCGTGAGGAAGATGCGGCACGACCTGAAGATCCTGCCCGTGGTGAAGCAGATCGACACGGTGGCGGCAGAGTGGCCGGCGCAGACCAACTACCTGTACCTGACGTACAACGGGACGGAGCACGACCTGGCCTTCCGCGAGCCCCACGTCATGGTGATCGGCTCCGGCGTCTACCGCATCGGCAGCAGCGTGGAGTTCGACTGGTGCGCCGTGGGCTGCATCCAGGAGCTGCGCAAg ATGGGCTTCAAGACCATCATGGTGAATTACAACCCGGAGACGGTGAGCACCGACTACGACATGTGCGACCGCCTCTACTTCGACGAGATCTCCTTCGAG GTGGTGATGGATATCTACGAGCTGGAGAGCCCCGAGGGCGTGATCCTGTCCATGGGGGGGCAGCTGCCCAACAACATTGCCATGGCCCTGCACCGGCAGCAGTGCCGTATCCTGGGGACCTCCCCCGAGGCCATCGACTCGGCCGAGAACCGGTTCAAGTTCTCCCGCCTGCTGGACACCATCGGCATCAGCCAGCCCCTCTGGAAGGAGCTCTCCGACATGGAG TCGGCCCAGCAGTTCTGCTGCAAGGTGGGCTACCCGTGTGTGGTGCGCCCCTCCTACGTGCTGAGCGGGGCCGCCATGAACGTGGCCTACTCCGACGGCGACCTGGAGAAGTTCCTGTGCAGCGCTGTGGCCGTGTCCAAGGAGCAGCCCGTCGTCATTTCCAAGTTCATCCAGGAGGCCAAG gagatcGACGTGGACGCCGTGGCCTGCGATGGCACGGTGGTGGCCATCGCCATCTCGGAGCATGTGGAGAACGCGGGCGTGCACTCGGGGGACGCCACGCTGGTCACGCCGCCCCAGGACATCACGCCCAAGACCCTGGAGCGGATCCAGGCCATTGTGCACGCCATCGGGCAGGAGCTGCAGGTCACCGGGCCCTTCAACCTGCAGCTCATCGCCAAG GACGACCAGCTGAAGGTGATCGAGTGCAACGTGCGCGTCTCCCGCTCCTTCCCCTTTGTCTCCAAGACGCTGGGGGTGGACATGGTGGCCCTGGCCACCCAGGTGATCATGGGCGAGGAGGTGGAGTCGGTGGGGCTGATGACAGGCACTGGGGTCGTCGGTGTCAAG gTTCCCCAGTTCTCCTTCTCGCGGCTGGCGGGGGCAGACGTGGTGCTGGGCGTGGAGATGACCAGCACGGGCGAGGTGGCCTGCTTTGGGGAGAACCGCTGCGAGGCCTACCTGAAAGCCATGCTGAGCACCGGCTTCAAGATCCCCAAGAAGAACATTCTGCTGACCATCGGCAGCTACAAG AACAAGAGCGAGCTGCTGCCCACGGTGCGGACGCTGGAGAGCCTGGGCTACAACCTGTACGCCAGCCTGGGCACCGCCGACTTCTACACCGAGCACGGCATCAAG GTGATGGCCGTGGACTGGCACTTCGAGGAGGCGGACAGCAGCGAGGTCGGGGCCAAGGAGACACAGCGCAGTATCATGGACTACTTGGCCGAGAACCACTTTGAGCTGGTCATTAACCTCTCCATGCGCAACGCCGGGGGGCGCCGGCTCTCGTCCTTCGTCACCAAGGGCTACCGCACCCGGCGCCTGGCCGTCGACTACTCCGTGCCCCTCATCATCGACATCAAGTGCACCAAGCTCTTCGTGGAG GCCCTGGGCCAGATCGGGACGGCCCCCCCGCTGAAGATGCACGTGGACTGCATGACCTCCCAGAAGCTCATCCGCCTGCCAG GGCTGATCGACGTGCACGTACACCTGCGGGAGCCGGGCGGCACCCACAAGGAGGACTTCGCCTCGGGCACAGCGGCCGCCCTGGCGGGGGGCGTCACCATGGTGTGCGCCATGCCCAACACCCGCCCTGCCGTTGTTGATGCCAGCTCCTTTGCCCTGGTGCAGAAG CTGGCGGAGGGGCGCGCGCGCTGTGACTTCGCCCTGTACCTGGGGGCCGCGTCGGACAACGCCGGCTCCCTGGGCCCCGTGGCTGGCGCAGCCGCTGGGCTGAAGATGTACCTGAACGACACCTTCTCCGAGCTCAAGATGGACAATGTCTCGCTGTGGATGGAG CACTTCGAGCAGTGGCCGAGGCACCTGCCCATCGTGGCGCACGCGGAGAAGCAGACGGTGGCGGCGATTCTCATGGTGGCCCAGCTGTACCAGCGCCCCGTGCACATCTGCCACGTGGCTCGCAAGGAGGAG ATCCTGATCATCAAGGCCGCCAAGCAGAAGGGCATCCAGGTGACTTGTGAGGTGGCGCCGCACCACCTCTTCCTGTGCCAGGATGACATAGGACGCATCGGGGAGGGGCGTGCGCAGGTGCGGCCCATGCTGGGCACCCGTGAGGACCTGGAGGCGCTGTGGGAGAACATGGACACCATCGACTGCTTCGCCACAGACCATG CCCCCCACACGGTGGAGGAGAAGCAAGGGAAGGAGCCCCCCCCGGGCTACCCCGGCCTGGAGACcatgctgcccctgctgctgacAGCCGTCTCCGAGGGGCGCCTCGCCATCGAGGACGTGGTCAAGCGCCTCTACGAGAACCCCCGCAAGATCTTCTCCCTGCCTGTGCAGGACGACACCTACATCGAG GTGGACCTGGAGCACGAGTGGATCGTCCCCAGCCACACGGCCTTCAGCAAGTGCCAGTGGACGCCGTTTGAGGGCACAAAGGTGAAGGGGACGGTGCGGAAGGTGATCCTGCGTGGGGAGGTTGCCTACATCGATGGGCAG GTGCTGGTGCCTCCTGGCTACGGCCAGGACGTGAGGAAATGGCCCACGGGGGCAGTGACCgtgccacctcctgccccagccaaggAGACTCTGAAg ACTCCCGAGCGCCCCCGGCACACGGTGCAGAGTGAGACCCTGCGTAGCCGAGCGTCCAGCCCCCGGCGAGCGGGGCCCATGGGAGACGGGCGCTTCCACCTGCCGCCCCGCATCCACCGGGCCTCAGACCCCGGCCTTCCAG CTGAGGACGTGAGAGAAAAGGCCAGCAAGAAGGCCACTGAGCCAG ATCTGGCTGTGACCCAGGACAGCTGCTGCTACCCGCCGGGGCTGCTGCCCAGACAGACGTCGCCCCCGAGCGCACCCCACCCGCAGACCTCCCCGCTGCTGCACCCGCTCGTTGGGCAGCACGTCCTCTCCGTCAAGCAGTTCACCAAGGAGCAG ATGTCCCACCTCTTTAATGTGGCACACAGCCTGCGCATGCTGGTGCAGAAGGAGCGGAGCCTGGACATCCtcaag GGGAAGGTCATGGCCTCCATGTTCTACGAGGTGAGCACCAGGACCAGCAGCTCCTTCGCGGCGGCCATGTACCGCCTGGGGGGCTCCGTCCTGGCCTTGTCCGAGTCCACGTCCTCGGCCCAGAAGGGCGAGTCCCTGGCCGACTCGGTGCAGACCATGTGCTGTTACGCTGATGTGCTGGTGCTCCGCCACCCCCGGCCGGGGGCTGTGGAG CTGGCTGCCAAGCACTGCCGGAAGCCGGTGATCAATGCCGGGGACGGTGTCGGGGAGCACCCCACGCAGGCCCTGCTGGACATCTTCACCATCCGCGAGGAGCTGGGCACCGTCAACGGCATGACG ATCACCATGGTGGGGGACCTGAAGCACGGGCGCACCGTGCACTCGCTGGCCTGCCTCCTGACGCAGTACCGCGTCAACCTGCGCTACGTCACGCCCCGCGACCTCGGCATGCCCGCCGACATCATCCACTTCGTGGCCTCCAAGGGCATCAAGCAG gagGAGTTCGACAGCATCGAGGAGGCTCTCCCCGACACGGACGTGCTGTATGTCACCCGCATCCAGAAGGAGCGATTCGACTCCGTGCAGGAGTATGAGGCA TGCTTCGGGCAGTTTATCCTCACCCCGCACATTATGACCAGAGCCAAGAAGAGGATGGTGGTCATGCACCCGCTGCCTCGCGTCAATGAGATCAG TGTGGAGGTGGACTCGGACCCCCGAGCAGCGTATTTCCGCCAGGCTGAGAACGGCATGTACATCCGGATGGCACTGCTGGCCACGGTGCTGGGCAGATACTAg